One Cryptomeria japonica chromosome 9, Sugi_1.0, whole genome shotgun sequence genomic window carries:
- the LOC131073796 gene encoding uncharacterized protein LOC131073796 — translation MATWVPPPLGHYKLHFDGASRGNPGMAGAGMAILDHNAVLILAQCHALRSQSNNFAESEALSLGIDMAISLGIKHLHIQGDSMVVIQSVLNCKNFLANLAIDSAAFHKIMERDDIPHDVLLEYMPLPKY, via the exons ATGGCTACCTGGGTTCCTCCTCCTCTGGGTCATTATAAACtccactttgatggtgcttctagggggaaCCCGGGTATGGCAGGGGCTGGTATGGCTATTCTAGATCATAATGCAGTCTTAATATTGGCTCAATGTCATGCCCTTAGGTCTCAGTCAAACAACTTTGCTGAATCTGAAGCTCTGTCACTTGGGATTGACATGGCTATTTCCCTTGGGATAAAACATCTTCACattcagggggattcaatggtTGTTATCCAAAGTGTTTTGAATTGTAAAA ATTTCCTGGCTAATTTGGCAATTGACTCAGCTGCTTTTCATAAGATTATGGAAAGAGATGACATCCCTCACGATGTCCTCCTCGAGTATATGCCTCTTCCCAAATATTAA